A single Methylomonas sp. AM2-LC DNA region contains:
- the ribA gene encoding GTP cyclohydrolase II, translated as MKVTIENKVKTRIPTKHGEFTLYYYTNSIDDKEHIAFVKGEVADKDDVPVRIHSECFTGDVLGSRRCDCGPQLDMSLNIINQAGFGVLIYLRQEGRGIGLLKKLQAYNLQDQGLDTVDANIHLGHLADERQYDIAALILKDLKVRSIALITNNPQKIDELVKLGTQVNNRIAIETNVHLDNVDYLKTKVERMHHMLSVPDSQ; from the coding sequence GTGAAAGTAACTATAGAAAATAAAGTTAAAACCAGAATCCCAACCAAACACGGTGAATTCACCCTGTATTACTACACCAACAGCATTGATGATAAAGAGCATATCGCCTTTGTTAAAGGTGAGGTTGCCGATAAAGACGATGTACCCGTGCGCATACATTCGGAGTGTTTTACTGGCGACGTACTCGGCTCGCGCCGCTGCGACTGTGGGCCGCAACTGGATATGTCACTCAACATTATCAATCAGGCCGGTTTTGGCGTTTTGATTTACCTGCGTCAAGAAGGGCGCGGTATAGGTCTGCTGAAAAAACTGCAAGCCTACAATTTACAGGATCAAGGCCTGGATACCGTAGATGCCAACATTCATTTGGGGCATTTGGCCGATGAACGCCAATATGACATTGCCGCCTTGATTCTTAAAGATTTAAAAGTACGCTCCATAGCCTTGATAACCAATAACCCGCAAAAAATTGACGAACTGGTTAAACTGGGCACACAAGTCAATAATCGAATTGCTATTGAAACCAATGTTCATCTCGATAATGTTGATTACCTTAAAACTAAAGTCGAACGC
- the mnmG gene encoding tRNA uridine-5-carboxymethylaminomethyl(34) synthesis enzyme MnmG: MKFQKDFDVIVIGGGHAGTEAALAAARCGVKTLLLSQNIETLGQMSCNPAIGGIGKGHLVKEIDALGGIMAKAIDHGGIQFRMLNASKGPAVRATRAQADRQLYKQAVRTALENQPNLSLFQQTVADLIVEGDRVVGVKTQMGLDFHAKTVVLTAGTFLAGRIHIGLENYSGGRAGDAASVSLAERLRELPFRIGRLKTGTPPRIDGRSIDYSKLQEQHGDTPVPVFSFMGNRNQHPQQICCHITRTNAQTHDIIRSGLDRSPMYTGVIDGIGPRYCPSIEDKVVRFAERDSHQIFVEPEGLLTNEVYPNGISTSLPYDIQIRFIRTMLGFEQAEIVRPGYAIEYDFFDPRDLKSSLETKHLQALFFAGQINGTTGYEEAAAQGLLAGVNAARLAQGLDSWCPGREEAYMGVMIDDLITRGTAEPYRMFTSRAEYRLQLREDNADLRLTEQGRKLGLVDDARWQHFEAKREAITRLQTSFSKKWIRAETDEAAQVEAIWGKKLLKEASLMELLRRPEVDVEQLMGFSDETGVDEQVAEQVAIQAKYAGYIDRQQTEINRTLRYEHLKLPDNVDYSLVSGLSNEVSEKLKKQRPETLGQAARIPGITPAAISLLLVHLKKKSA; encoded by the coding sequence GTGAAATTCCAGAAAGACTTTGATGTGATAGTGATAGGTGGCGGCCACGCGGGTACTGAAGCGGCTTTGGCAGCGGCGCGCTGTGGTGTTAAAACTCTGTTATTGTCCCAAAATATTGAGACTTTGGGGCAAATGAGTTGCAATCCGGCAATAGGTGGTATCGGTAAAGGTCATTTGGTCAAAGAAATCGATGCCCTGGGTGGTATTATGGCCAAAGCCATCGATCACGGAGGCATACAGTTTCGCATGCTTAATGCTAGCAAAGGCCCGGCTGTGCGTGCCACGCGTGCCCAAGCAGACCGGCAATTGTATAAACAGGCCGTCCGTACTGCGCTGGAAAACCAGCCAAATTTATCATTATTTCAACAAACTGTCGCGGATTTAATTGTTGAGGGTGATCGGGTCGTCGGTGTTAAAACGCAAATGGGTCTGGATTTTCATGCCAAAACCGTGGTGTTAACCGCGGGTACTTTTTTGGCGGGCCGTATCCATATTGGTTTAGAAAATTACAGTGGTGGTCGCGCAGGTGATGCTGCCTCTGTCTCGCTTGCCGAGCGTTTACGCGAATTACCGTTCCGTATTGGCCGCTTAAAAACGGGTACACCGCCGCGTATTGATGGGCGTAGTATCGATTACAGTAAATTGCAGGAGCAGCATGGCGATACGCCTGTGCCAGTATTTTCGTTTATGGGAAACCGCAATCAGCACCCGCAGCAAATCTGTTGCCATATTACGCGTACCAATGCACAAACGCATGACATTATCCGTTCTGGGTTGGATCGTTCGCCCATGTATACCGGGGTGATAGATGGTATAGGTCCGCGTTATTGTCCGTCTATTGAAGATAAGGTGGTGCGTTTTGCCGAACGCGATTCGCATCAGATTTTTGTGGAACCGGAAGGCTTGCTAACTAATGAAGTCTATCCTAACGGTATTTCTACCAGTTTACCGTATGATATTCAAATTCGCTTTATCCGTACCATGCTGGGCTTTGAACAGGCAGAAATCGTGCGCCCCGGTTATGCCATAGAATATGATTTCTTCGATCCGCGTGACTTAAAATCCTCGTTGGAAACCAAACATCTGCAAGCTTTGTTTTTTGCCGGACAAATAAATGGTACTACGGGTTACGAAGAAGCGGCTGCTCAAGGTTTGTTGGCTGGTGTGAATGCGGCGCGTCTGGCGCAGGGTTTGGATAGCTGGTGTCCGGGACGCGAGGAAGCCTATATGGGGGTTATGATTGATGACCTCATTACGCGTGGAACCGCAGAACCCTATCGCATGTTTACCAGTCGCGCCGAATATCGTTTGCAACTCCGTGAAGATAATGCCGATTTGCGCTTAACTGAACAGGGACGCAAACTAGGATTGGTTGATGATGCGCGTTGGCAGCATTTTGAAGCAAAACGTGAAGCGATTACCCGGTTACAAACCAGTTTTAGTAAAAAATGGATTAGAGCAGAAACTGACGAGGCGGCACAAGTTGAAGCTATTTGGGGTAAAAAGCTGTTAAAAGAAGCCAGTTTGATGGAGTTGCTGAGACGCCCGGAAGTCGATGTCGAGCAATTAATGGGTTTTAGTGATGAAACGGGTGTTGATGAACAGGTTGCCGAGCAAGTTGCCATCCAGGCTAAATATGCCGGCTATATTGATCGTCAGCAAACTGAAATTAATCGTACCTTGCGTTATGAGCATTTGAAACTGCCAGATAATGTCGATTACAGCTTGGTTTCTGGTTTATCGAATGAAGTCAGTGAAAAACTTAAAAAACAGCGTCCTGAAACCTTGGGTCAGGCCGCGCGAATACCGGGTATTACCCCTGCAGCCATTTCGCTGCTATTGGTACATTTAAAGAAGAAAAGTGCTTAA
- the rsmG gene encoding 16S rRNA (guanine(527)-N(7))-methyltransferase RsmG → MDSCRIKLQQGLADMMLELPEVQQENLLRFIALINKWNKAYNLTAVRNPDDMVNLHVLDSLAILAHIKPTRIADIGTGAGLPGIPLAICRPDCEFVLVDSNAKKTRFVTQAVLELQLKNVEVVHSRVELFKPANLFSTVITRAFAEMTDIIKLTKHLLAAEGLLLAMKGRQPDQELQSLQLEFDIVPLMVPGIDAERCLIRVENAQHG, encoded by the coding sequence ATGGATAGCTGTCGAATTAAACTTCAGCAAGGCCTTGCTGACATGATGTTGGAGCTGCCAGAAGTCCAACAGGAAAATTTGCTGCGCTTTATAGCGCTAATTAATAAATGGAATAAAGCCTATAATCTGACAGCGGTGCGTAATCCTGACGATATGGTCAACTTGCATGTACTGGATAGTTTGGCAATATTAGCGCATATAAAACCAACCCGAATTGCCGATATTGGCACAGGTGCGGGTTTGCCGGGTATACCACTGGCGATATGTAGGCCCGATTGCGAATTTGTGTTGGTAGATTCTAATGCCAAAAAAACCCGTTTTGTTACCCAAGCCGTACTGGAATTACAATTGAAAAATGTTGAAGTTGTACATAGCCGTGTGGAATTATTTAAACCTGCTAATTTATTTTCAACTGTAATTACCCGGGCCTTTGCAGAGATGACGGACATTATAAAACTGACCAAGCATTTGTTGGCTGCGGAGGGTTTATTGTTGGCTATGAAAGGTCGACAACCCGATCAGGAGCTGCAGTCCTTGCAGCTTGAATTCGATATCGTGCCGCTAATGGTGCCTGGTATTGATGCCGAACGTTGCTTGATTCGAGTGGAGAATGCTCAGCATGGCTAA
- a CDS encoding AAA family ATPase codes for MAKIIAITNQKGGVGKTTTSVNLSAALAAAKRKVLLIDLDPQGNAAMGCGVLKEDTEYSSCELLLEEVPVSEIIVKNKDLGFDLIPGNADLTAAEVKLMALQHRERRLADALLSVRDQYDYILIDCPPSLNMLTLNALVASNSIIIPMQCEYYALEGLSSLMATLKSVRDNINPDLYLEGILRTMVDTRSRLCKDVSDQLVEYFNDKVFRTTVPRNIRLAEAPSHGVSVLTYDKSSRGAVAYIALAGELIRKEKAAKK; via the coding sequence ATGGCTAAGATTATTGCCATTACCAATCAAAAAGGCGGTGTAGGTAAAACCACCACCAGTGTCAATTTATCGGCTGCTCTGGCTGCAGCAAAGCGTAAAGTTTTGTTGATCGATTTAGATCCGCAAGGTAATGCGGCCATGGGGTGTGGTGTCCTGAAAGAAGATACTGAATATTCAAGTTGTGAGTTATTGCTGGAAGAAGTTCCTGTCAGCGAAATTATCGTCAAAAATAAAGATTTGGGTTTTGATTTGATTCCTGGTAATGCCGATTTAACAGCTGCCGAAGTCAAGCTGATGGCTCTTCAGCATCGGGAAAGGCGTCTGGCAGACGCTTTGCTGAGCGTGCGCGATCAGTACGATTATATTCTGATAGATTGTCCGCCCTCATTGAATATGCTGACCTTAAATGCGCTGGTTGCCTCGAATAGCATTATTATCCCTATGCAGTGCGAATACTATGCACTGGAGGGTTTATCTTCATTAATGGCTACCTTGAAGAGCGTGCGCGACAATATCAATCCTGATTTATATCTGGAGGGAATATTACGCACCATGGTCGATACGCGCAGTCGTTTATGTAAAGATGTTTCAGATCAGTTAGTAGAATATTTTAACGATAAGGTATTTCGTACAACAGTACCCAGAAATATCCGGTTGGCTGAAGCGCCAAGTCATGGTGTATCAGTTTTAACTTATGATAAATCTTCACGCGGTGCTGTTGCTTATATTGCGCTGGCCGGCGAGTTAATCAGAAAAGAAAAAGCGGCAAAAAAATGA
- a CDS encoding ParB/RepB/Spo0J family partition protein — MIQKKRGLGRGLSELLGDVTPTLHKEKSQEVQTLPIEFLQRGKYQPRKDMDPEKLKELSDSILAQGIIQPIIVRKIPGDKYEIIAGERRWRAAQLAELQDVPVVVKDIDDRAVMAMALIENIQREDLSALEESEALKRLQDEFELTHQQIASAVGKSRATVTNLLRLLDLPIEVKNLLGKGLLEMGHARALLGLAEDRQVDIANKVVRQGLTVRAVEKLVREQQENKPVASKVVDPDTLSLQRQLSEKTGAKVEINHQQNGKGKLVISYSSLEELDGIIQKIH; from the coding sequence ATGATACAAAAAAAACGTGGTTTAGGGCGGGGGTTAAGCGAATTGCTGGGTGATGTTACCCCTACTTTGCATAAAGAAAAATCACAAGAGGTACAAACGCTACCAATTGAGTTTTTGCAGCGCGGAAAATATCAGCCACGTAAAGATATGGACCCTGAAAAACTTAAAGAATTATCCGATTCTATACTTGCGCAAGGGATTATTCAGCCTATCATCGTGCGCAAAATTCCGGGTGATAAGTATGAAATTATTGCTGGCGAACGTCGCTGGCGGGCAGCGCAACTGGCAGAATTACAAGATGTTCCTGTGGTAGTTAAGGATATTGATGATCGCGCTGTTATGGCAATGGCGTTGATTGAAAATATTCAGCGTGAAGATTTAAGTGCTTTAGAGGAGTCGGAAGCATTAAAGCGCTTACAAGATGAGTTTGAATTAACCCATCAGCAAATTGCTTCGGCAGTGGGTAAATCCCGTGCCACAGTCACCAATTTGCTGAGATTGCTAGATTTGCCAATTGAAGTTAAAAATTTGTTAGGTAAAGGCTTGTTGGAAATGGGGCATGCGCGTGCCTTGTTAGGGCTAGCTGAAGATCGGCAGGTTGATATTGCCAATAAAGTGGTAAGGCAAGGTTTAACGGTTAGAGCGGTGGAAAAGTTGGTGCGTGAGCAGCAGGAAAATAAGCCCGTCGCTAGCAAAGTTGTCGATCCCGATACCTTAAGCTTGCAGCGTCAGTTAAGTGAAAAAACTGGTGCCAAGGTTGAAATTAATCATCAACAAAATGGTAAAGGTAAGCTGGTGATTAGTTACAGCAGTCTTGAAGAGTTGGATGGTATTATTCAAAAGATTCACTAA
- a CDS encoding ATP synthase subunit I has product MAVENQFSTVAKVLCVQALMAVLIAAVFFGLGGWDRTFSPLLGSGIALLPNIIFAYKIYLARNLQAQGVVNAFYVGETIKLILTAALFALVLQIPSVDFLTLLIGYVAVLSVFWFALFYWRN; this is encoded by the coding sequence ATGGCAGTTGAAAATCAGTTTTCTACTGTCGCCAAAGTATTGTGTGTGCAAGCCCTGATGGCAGTTTTGATTGCCGCGGTCTTTTTTGGGCTTGGTGGTTGGGATCGTACGTTTTCTCCTCTGCTTGGCAGTGGTATCGCGTTGCTGCCAAATATCATATTTGCATACAAAATATACCTTGCCAGAAATTTGCAAGCGCAGGGTGTCGTCAATGCCTTTTATGTAGGCGAAACGATAAAGCTAATCCTGACAGCCGCTCTGTTTGCATTAGTTTTGCAGATACCCTCTGTAGATTTTTTGACGCTGCTCATTGGTTATGTAGCAGTTTTATCAGTTTTTTGGTTTGCGCTATTTTATTGGCGCAATTAG
- the atpB gene encoding F0F1 ATP synthase subunit A, giving the protein MSSEGGATAYIVHHLTPLTVGEGFWTLHLDTLFFSAVLGGLFILFFKYVADRATAGVPGLAQNIAEMLVEFVDTQVKDSFHGRNELIAPLALSIFCWVFLWNAMDMLPVDLVPDIAGFMGMGYMRVVPSTDLNSTFALSLSVFFLILFYSIKVKGVLGFAKEMTCTPFGPWLMPFNLMLKLVEEVAKPISLALRLFGNLYAGELIFILIALLPPLIQPLLGFPWAVFHILVITLQAFIFMVLTIVYLSLAHEEH; this is encoded by the coding sequence ATGTCTAGTGAAGGTGGCGCAACAGCATATATAGTCCATCACCTTACCCCCCTGACAGTGGGTGAAGGTTTTTGGACATTACATCTGGATACCCTGTTTTTTTCTGCGGTGTTAGGTGGGCTGTTTATTTTGTTTTTTAAATATGTAGCTGATAGAGCAACTGCTGGTGTGCCGGGTTTGGCCCAGAATATTGCCGAAATGCTGGTTGAATTTGTAGACACGCAAGTAAAAGACAGTTTCCATGGTCGCAACGAACTGATTGCGCCACTTGCCTTGAGTATTTTTTGCTGGGTATTTCTGTGGAATGCCATGGATATGTTACCTGTGGATCTGGTACCCGATATAGCTGGTTTTATGGGTATGGGTTATATGCGTGTTGTTCCCAGTACTGATTTAAATTCTACTTTTGCATTATCGCTCAGTGTTTTTTTCCTTATTTTGTTTTACAGCATTAAAGTAAAGGGTGTTTTGGGATTTGCCAAAGAAATGACCTGTACGCCTTTTGGTCCTTGGCTAATGCCGTTTAACCTGATGTTAAAATTGGTAGAAGAGGTTGCAAAACCTATCTCCCTCGCTTTACGTTTATTTGGCAACCTGTATGCTGGCGAACTGATCTTTATTCTGATTGCTTTGTTGCCACCGTTAATTCAGCCTTTGCTGGGTTTTCCTTGGGCAGTATTCCATATTTTAGTTATTACCCTGCAAGCATTTATATTCATGGTACTTACTATTGTATATTTAAGCTTGGCGCATGAAGAACACTAA
- the atpE gene encoding F0F1 ATP synthase subunit C, which produces MANVQGLTVIGVGIILGLGAAGTAIGFGLLGGKFLEGAARQPELVPMLQVKMFIVAGLLDAVTMIGVGMALFFTFANPFLSAVQASVAG; this is translated from the coding sequence ATAGCCAACGTTCAGGGCTTAACCGTAATCGGAGTTGGCATCATTTTAGGTTTAGGTGCTGCTGGTACTGCGATCGGTTTTGGCTTGCTGGGTGGTAAGTTTCTGGAAGGCGCAGCTCGCCAACCTGAGCTGGTTCCTATGTTGCAAGTAAAAATGTTTATCGTTGCCGGTTTGCTAGATGCTGTAACCATGATCGGTGTAGGTATGGCATTATTCTTTACTTTTGCAAACCCATTCCTTTCAGCTGTACAAGCGTCTGTTGCAGGTTAA
- a CDS encoding F0F1 ATP synthase subunit B, which translates to MSINATLIGQMITFTLLVWFTMKYIWPPIMAALEARKAKISEGLAAAEKGQEEIKLAEKKAKLILKDSKENAAEIISSAQKRANELVEEAKLQAKKEGERLLESARLQVEQEMQLAKETLRKEVSALALRAAEQILKEEIDKAKHQNILNRAVDELG; encoded by the coding sequence ATGAGTATCAATGCTACTCTTATCGGGCAGATGATCACTTTTACACTTCTGGTGTGGTTTACCATGAAGTATATCTGGCCCCCTATTATGGCTGCCCTTGAAGCGCGTAAAGCCAAGATTTCTGAAGGTTTGGCTGCCGCAGAGAAAGGACAAGAAGAAATCAAACTGGCTGAAAAGAAAGCTAAACTTATTCTTAAAGACAGTAAAGAAAACGCGGCTGAAATTATTAGTTCTGCTCAAAAACGAGCTAATGAGTTGGTTGAAGAAGCCAAATTACAGGCTAAAAAAGAAGGTGAACGCTTGCTGGAGTCTGCAAGATTGCAGGTCGAACAAGAGATGCAACTGGCTAAAGAAACTCTTCGTAAAGAGGTATCTGCACTGGCTTTACGTGCCGCTGAACAGATTCTGAAAGAAGAAATTGACAAAGCCAAGCATCAAAACATTCTAAACAGAGCCGTAGACGAGTTAGGATAA
- a CDS encoding F0F1 ATP synthase subunit delta yields MAELTTLARPYAEAAFKRAKQTSSVTEWSEVLQFLSTVTQDQGLMEIVSNPKVGKPKIKELFLDICQDKVSAEAQNLLKILIDNGKLSLLPTISVMYEEQKAEDEGYVNVELYSAYPLTKVEQSKYSAMLEKQLHKKVNAVVSVDKSLIGGILAVAGDKVIDGSIRGQIHQLAKRL; encoded by the coding sequence ATGGCTGAGTTAACGACATTAGCAAGACCCTACGCTGAAGCAGCTTTTAAACGGGCAAAGCAAACCAGTTCAGTTACAGAATGGTCTGAAGTATTACAGTTTTTATCAACTGTAACGCAAGATCAGGGCTTAATGGAAATTGTGAGCAACCCCAAGGTCGGAAAACCAAAAATAAAAGAATTATTTTTGGATATTTGTCAGGATAAGGTTTCTGCTGAAGCACAAAATCTACTTAAAATTCTGATTGATAATGGAAAGTTAAGTTTATTGCCTACCATATCAGTTATGTATGAAGAGCAAAAAGCGGAAGATGAAGGCTATGTCAATGTAGAACTTTACAGCGCTTATCCGTTAACTAAAGTTGAGCAAAGTAAATATAGCGCGATGCTGGAAAAGCAATTGCACAAAAAAGTCAATGCAGTCGTTTCGGTCGATAAATCATTGATTGGCGGCATATTGGCCGTAGCCGGTGATAAAGTGATAGACGGTTCTATCCGAGGCCAGATTCATCAATTAGCCAAAAGGCTTTAA